From the Anas platyrhynchos isolate ZD024472 breed Pekin duck chromosome 27, IASCAAS_PekinDuck_T2T, whole genome shotgun sequence genome, one window contains:
- the LOC119713956 gene encoding potassium voltage-gated channel subfamily A member 3, producing the protein MDERRSLLHSPAASSAGRPPSSSHHNLGYTEQPPPAGPRPHEEEEGEEAEEGSMTVVGGGGGGDPLLEEPQHPHPLLVGDRYDHPLPPAAGPTGHPAGSGEHECCERVVINISGLRFETQLKTLAQFPETLLGDPRKRMRYFDPLRNEYFFDRNRPSFDAILYYYQSGGRIRRPVNVPIDIFSEEIRFYQLGEEAMEKFREDEGFIREEQRPLPDKEFQRQVWLLFEYPESSGPARGIAIVSVLVILISIVIFCLETLPEFRDDHDYEGTGGTFGTGGGPLPPDVFTNSSSSATSMVSSFTDPFFVVETLCIIWFSFELLVRFFACPSKATFSKNIMNIIDIVAIIPYFITLGTELAERQGNGQQAMSLAILRVIRLVRVFRIFKLSRHSKGLQILGQTLKASMRELGLLIFFLFIGVILFSSAVYFAEADDPSSGFSSIPDAFWWAVVTMTTVGYGDMHPITIGGKIVGSLCAIAGVLTIALPVPVIVSNFNYFYHRETEGEEQAQYMHVGSCQHLSSTEEMRKARSNSTLSKSEYMVIEEGGINHSAFKQAAFKTGNCTTTNNPNCVNIKKIFTDV; encoded by the coding sequence ATGGACGAGCGCCGGAGCTTGCTCCACTCTCCGGCTGCCTCTTCCGCCGGCCGGCCGCCGAGCAGCAGCCACCACAACCTGGGCTACACCGAGCAGCCGCCCcccgccggcccccggccccacgaggaggaagagggCGAGGAGGCGGAGGAAGGCAGCATGACcgtggtgggggggggcggcggcggagaCCCCCTGCTGGAGGAGCCGCAACATCCGCACCCTTTGCTGGTGGGGGACCGCTACGACCACCCTCTGCCTCCGGCCGCCGGCCCCACCGGGCACCCCGCGGGCAGTGGGGAGCACGAGTGCTGCGAGCGGGTGGTGATCAACATCTCCGGGCTGCGCTTCGAGACCCAGCTCAAGACACTGGCGCAGTTCCCTGAAACGCTGCTGGGAGACCCCCGTAAGAGGATGCGCTACTTCGACCCCCTCCGCAACGAGTATTTTTTTGACCGCAACCGGCCCAGCTTCGACGCCATCCTCTATTACTACCAGTCAGGTGGGCGCATCCGACGGCCCGTCAACGTCCCCATCGATATCTTCTCTGAGGAGATTCGCTTCTACCAGCTAGGGGAGGAGGCCATGGAGAAGTTCCGGGAGGATGAAGGTTTCATTCGGGAGGAGCAGCGGCCACTCCCAGACAAGGAGTTTCAGCGTCAGGTGTGGCTGCTCTTTGAATATCCCGAGAGCTCTGGGCCAGCCCGAGGCATTGCCATCGTCTCTGTCCTGGTCATCCTTATCTCCATCGTCATCTTCTGTTTGGAGACCCTGCCTGAATTCAGGGATGACCACGACTATGAGGGAACTGGGGGGACCTTTGGGACAGGCGGTGGCCCTCTCCCACCTGATGTTTTCACCAACTCCTCGTCCTCGGCCACTTCCATGGTGTCATCCTTCACTGACCCTTTCTTTGTGGTGGAGACTTTGTGCATCATCTGGTTCTCCTTTGAGCTGCTGGTCCGCTTCTTTGCCTGCCCCAGCAAGGCCACCTTCTCCAAGAACATCATGAACATCATTGACATTGTGGCCATTATCCCCTACTTCATCACACTGGGCACTGAGCTGGCAGAGAGGCAAGGCAATGGCCAGCAAGCCATGTCCCTGGCCATCCTCCGAGTCATCCGTCTGGTCAGGGTCTTCCGCATCTTCAAGCTCTCCCGACACTCCAAGGGGCTGCAGATCCTGGGGCAGACCCTCAAAGCCAGcatgagggagctgggcttgctcattttcttcctcttcatcgGCGTCATCCTCTTCTCCAGTGCTGTCTACTTCGCAGAAGCTGATGACCCCAGTTCAGGTTTCAGTAGCATCCCTGATGCCTTCTGGTGGGCGGTGGTGACCATGACCACAGTGGGCTATGGGGACATGCACCCCATCACTATTGGGGGCAAGATTGTGGGGTCTCTGTGTGCCATCGCGGGGGTGCTAACCATTGCTCTGCCCGTGCCCGTGATAGTCTCCAATTTCAACTATTTCTACCACCGGGAGACAGAAGGCGAGGAGCAAGCCCAGTACATGCATGTTGGGAGCTGCCAGCACCTCTCGTCTACCGAGGAGATGAGGAAGGCGCGGAGCAAttccaccctcagcaagtcCGAGTACATGGTGATAGAGGAGGGGGGAATCAACCACAGTGCATTCAAACAGGCTGCCTTTAAGACAGGGAACTGCACAACCACAAACAATCCCAACTGTGTGAATATCAAAAAGATCTTTACggatgtttaa